Part of the Streptomyces sp. WMMC500 genome is shown below.
CATCCGGGCAGTGACGTCGCCGATGCGGGGGTTGTTCATGGTGGGGTCGGGCAGCAGGCGGACCGTTTCGGCGTACATCCGCACCGCCCGTCGGTAGACGCCGGGCACGTCGGCGTCCGCCACGGCGCCCAGGTCGAGCGGGGGCAGGTCCATGCCCTCGGCGAGACCGCGGTAGTAGTCCGGCCCGGTGAGCTCGCCGAGGAGCTCGGCCGCGAGTTCGGGCCGCTTGCTGTCGGCGGTGACGAAAAGCTGGGTGGATCCGTGCGCGACGTGCACCAGGGGAGCGGTGCCGGCGTCGGGCACGGGGATCTGGCCGACCCGCATCCTCGGCATGAAATCGGGGAAGCTGCCGAGTACGACGCCGGCGTTCCACGGGCCGTCGAGGAACATCGCGGCTGCCCCGGACGCCCAGCGGGAGCGGGCGGTGCGCACGTCGAGCGAGGTGGAGGAGGGGAAGAGCACCTTGTCGTCGCGCAGGGCCTTGAAGAACTCCAGGGCGCGCACGAAGGGCTCGTCGGCGTAGGCGTACTCCCCGGTTGCCGGGTCCCACTCGCCGGCGGCCCCGGCGACGTTCGCGAGGTTGATCAGGCGCTGCCCCAGGCGGTCGGTGAACTGCACGCCCTCGATCCAGCCCCAGACCCGGTTGTCGCCGGCGCGCGTGATGCGGCGGGCGAGGGCGCGGAACTCGTCCCAGGTCGCCGGGCCGGAGTCCGGGTCGCCGCCGGCCTGCTCGACGAGCCTGCTGTCGAACCAGTTGAGGGTGGAGTGGGACCGGTCGCTGAAGAGCGGCATCCCGTAGATCTCGCCGTCGAACACGTTCAGCCCCTCCACCAGCCCGGCGCGGGGGATACGGGCACGGGCCTCGGCGGAGAGGCGCAGCGGCTGGAACCAGCCGTCGCGCTTCAGCCGGGCGACCCCCGCGGCGGGTGTGCCGCCGGGCGCCTCCAGGCCGGCGAGGCTGGTGATGTCGGGGAGCTGGTGGCTCTTGCGGGCCAGTTGCAGGGCCTGGCCCATCTGGTCGGGGTTGTAGACCTGCCGGGCGACCGCGGTGCCGGGGTGCTGCTTCTCGAAGGACCGGGCGAAGCGGTCGTGCACCTCCGCCACCGGCTCGTACTGGTCCCACCAGGTCAGGGCGCCCGCCTGGCGGCCGTCGGCCGTCACCTCGCCGGAACCGGAGGAGCAGCCTGACAGCAGTCCGCCGCCGATCGGCAGGGCGGCCAGGGCGGTGCCGTGTCCCAGCAGCATGCGCCGGCTGATCGCCATCTCTCCTCCTGGTGTCGTCCCGGCCCGTACACGACCCGGCGTGTCGGTGCGGGGCGTGAC
Proteins encoded:
- a CDS encoding extracellular solute-binding protein; this translates as MAISRRMLLGHGTALAALPIGGGLLSGCSSGSGEVTADGRQAGALTWWDQYEPVAEVHDRFARSFEKQHPGTAVARQVYNPDQMGQALQLARKSHQLPDITSLAGLEAPGGTPAAGVARLKRDGWFQPLRLSAEARARIPRAGLVEGLNVFDGEIYGMPLFSDRSHSTLNWFDSRLVEQAGGDPDSGPATWDEFRALARRITRAGDNRVWGWIEGVQFTDRLGQRLINLANVAGAAGEWDPATGEYAYADEPFVRALEFFKALRDDKVLFPSSTSLDVRTARSRWASGAAAMFLDGPWNAGVVLGSFPDFMPRMRVGQIPVPDAGTAPLVHVAHGSTQLFVTADSKRPELAAELLGELTGPDYYRGLAEGMDLPPLDLGAVADADVPGVYRRAVRMYAETVRLLPDPTMNNPRIGDVTARMRPVTPDLGQIVQGVLVGALDDPAAALRTYRSDMSAERDRAIRLSRTDGLDASPDDWVFPDWRRGHDYVPGEEGDE